One Chloroflexota bacterium genomic window, ACGATGGGCCATGGACCGGGAAAACCCCAACCGCCGAGGGCAGGACCCCTTCGATCGCTGGCTGGCAGGGCAAGGCAGGCTCTCCCCGGGCCACTGCCCAGCCCCACCCCACAGAGGGACGAATCGACTCCCACTTCCATACCCTGGCGGAGGCGAACGATGACGCTGCACCTGGATCGCTGCGCGCCGGACCTGCCCCGGGCGGCCCGGGTCACGGACACGTGGGAGGAAAACTACCGCACCCGTACCTTCGTGCTGGACTTGCGGTTGGAGGCCCGACCGGGCCAGTTCGTGATGGTCTGGCTGCCCGGCATCGAGGAACGCCCGCTGAGCCTCATCTCGGGCGATCCGGTGTCGTTCACCGTGGCCCGGGTGGGGCCGTTCACGACCGCGCTGCACCAACTCCGGACGGGCGATCGCCTGTGGGTGCGGGGGCCGTATGGCAACGGTTTTGAGATGCGTGGCCAACACCTGCTATGCGTGGGCGGCGGCTATGGCGTGGCGCCCATGCTCTTCGTGGCGCGAGAGGCGCTGGCCGCCAAGCGCCGGGTGACGGCCATCATCGGTGCCCGCACCGCCGACGATCTGCTGTTCCTCGACCGGTTCGCCGAACTGGGCTGTCCCGTGATCACGACCACGGACGACGGGTCGGCCGGGATCCATGGGCTGGCCACCGACGGCATCCGCCACGTGCTGGAACGGGAGCCGGTGGACGAGATCTACGCCTGCGGGCCGCGCCCCATGTTGGAAGCCATCCTGCAGCTGTGTCAGGCGAAGCGGCTGCCCTGTCAGTTGAGCTGGGAGAATAAGATGCGCTGCGCCATCGGCATCTGCGGCACGTGCGAGCTGGACGGCTGGCTGGTGTGCCGCGAGGGACCAGTGCAGCGCTGGGCGCCGGGAGTAGAGGCCGACTGAGCCGAGGACAGGACGATCGATAGGGCCTTCGTAACAGAAGGCGAATGACGAAGGACGGAGGATGAGCGAGCACCCCCGTGCCCCTAGTGCTTTTGGGACTTCGTGATGCCAGCCAATGGTGAGATGCCCTCACCGTAAGGAGAAAAGATCCAATGAACACGAAGACAGTAGCCGTTCTGGGGCTGAAATTGTTGATCCTGACCGCCCTGCTCTTCGTCCTCTTCTCGGTCAGCTCGCTGGTGGTCGGGCTGGAGGACACCGATCAAGCCGTCGACCAGACGAGCGCGGCGGCGGCCCTGCTGGTCGTCTGCGCGCTGCACACCGCTATCCTCAGCTACCTCATCCTCCGCTCCCGCTGGACCGGCTGGCGGCTGGTCGCGACGATCTTTGTCATCTACTACGGCGTGATGACGTTCCTGTCGCAGATCGAGACGGTGGTCTTCCTGAAGTATCTGGTGAGCATCATCCCGGCGGAGATGATCCCCAGGCTGTTCGCACAGGGGATCCTCATCGCGGCGCCGTTCTCGCCGTTGGCCGTCCTGATCCTCGGGAAGATGAAGGGCACCGAGATCCCGGAGGAGCCCGATCGACGCCTGGACATGCCCTGGACCGGATGGGGCTGGCGGCTGCTCCTGATCGGGGTCATCTACCTGGTGATCTACATCTCGTTCGGCATGTTCGTCTTCCGGCCGCTGGCGGGTGAGGCGTTCGACGAATACTACGCCAACCTCCAGATGCCCGCCTGGATCCTCCCGTTCCAGATCGTGCGCGGGATGGTCTGGGGCCTGCTGGCGCTGCTGATCGTCCGGATGCTGAGAGGCCCCTGGCGGCAGGCCGAGCTGGTCGTGGCGCTGTCGTTCTCGATCCTCATGGGCTCCCTCCTGCTGATCCCGTCGGGGATCATGCCGGACGTGATCCGACACGCCCATCTCGTCGAGGTCACCACCTCTAACTTCGCCTTCGGCTGGATCGCCGCCTGGCTGCTCCACATCCGCCAGAGGCCGCGCGCACAGGAGGAGATGGCGTGATCTCGGCCATCGTATTGGCCGCGGGGATGTCTCGCCGCATGGGGCGGCCCAAGCTGCTGCTCCCCCTCGGCGACGAGCTGGCAATCCAGCGCGTGGTGCGCACGGTGACGGGCTCCACCGTGGACGAGACCATCGTGGTCGTCGGGCATCGGCGGGCGGAGATGGAGGATGCACTCAAGCAGTTCCCCGCTCGCGTGGTGTATAATCCCGATTACGCGCAGGGCGAGATGTTGTCCTCCATCCAGACGGGACTGCGGGCCGCGTCCGCCCAGGCCACAGCCGCCCTCATCGTCCTGGGCGATCAGCCGGGGATCTCCACGGCGGTCATCGACCGGATCGTCACCGCGCTGCGGGCGCACGGTGACCAGATCTGTCTGCCCACCTATGGCGGTCGACGCGGCCATCCCATCGGCCTGCCGCGCCGGTTCTGGTCGGAGGTGCTGGCGCTGGGGTGGGACGCCAGCCTGCGCGATGTGATCCGGCGCCACCGGGAGGACATCATGGAAGTGGCCGTCCCCGACGAGGCCGTGCTCATAGATATGGACACGCCGGAGGACTACGAACGGGCTCTTGGACGACTGGAGTAGCAAGGAGAGCGGCGTCAGTAACAGATTCCGTCTTTCGTCCGTCGTTTTTGGTCTGTCGTCGTATTTTCTGAACCAGAGAACGGAGATTATGGAGACGCTCTATCGCAAGCTGGCGGAATTCCTGGAGCGTGGTGAGACAGTAGCCGTAGCCACCATCATCGAGGTGAAGGGCTCCGTGCCTCGCGAGGTGGGGGCCAAGATGATCATCCACCCGCTGGGGCAGCACGTGGGCACCGTGGGCGGCGGCTGCGGAGAGGCGGACGTCATCCGGACCGCGCTAGACGTGATCCGCACCGGCCAACCGACCACCGTGACGGTCGACCTCACCGAGGACATCTCACTGCAGAGCACGGGCGTGTGCGGCGGCATCATGCAGGTATACGTCGAGCGGTGGCGATCCGACGAGCCCCCCGCCGCCCGCCAGATCATCGACGCCATCCTGCACTCCATCGAGGAGCGGGAATCCGTGGCGCTGGTCACCGTGACGCAGGCGCCGCCGGAGCTGGCCGCAGTACACGGCCGCCATGCCGTCGTGTGGCTGGACCGCCCCCCATTGGGCGATCTGGGCCTGGGTGATCGAGAGGCACAGGCCTTGTCCGACGCACGAGAAGCGCTGAGCCAGCGCCAACACCGGATCCTGCGCTATCCGTCCCCGGACGGCGCATTGGAGCTGTTCGTCGAGGTGCAGCACCGCCCGCCGCGCCTTATCATCGTCGGCGCGGGACACATCGCTCAGCCGCTGGCACAACTGGGAAGCATGTGCGACTTCCGGGTCACCGTGCTGGACGATCGGCCGCAGTTCGCCCGGCCGGATCGCTTCCCCACGGCCGACGAGGTGATGGCCGCGCCGCTGCAGGAGACGATGCGGCGATGGGCCCAGGAGGGCCGCCTGGACCCGGACACCTACATCGTCCTGGTCACCCGGGGACATCAACACGACGTCGATTGCCTGTTGGAGGTGCTGGACGCCCCCGTCGCCTACCTGGGGATGATCGGCAGCCGCCGCCGTGTGCGCGCCGTGTTCCAACTGCTAAGCGAGGAGAAGGGGATCCCAG contains:
- a CDS encoding dihydroorotate dehydrogenase electron transfer subunit; its protein translation is MTLHLDRCAPDLPRAARVTDTWEENYRTRTFVLDLRLEARPGQFVMVWLPGIEERPLSLISGDPVSFTVARVGPFTTALHQLRTGDRLWVRGPYGNGFEMRGQHLLCVGGGYGVAPMLFVAREALAAKRRVTAIIGARTADDLLFLDRFAELGCPVITTTDDGSAGIHGLATDGIRHVLEREPVDEIYACGPRPMLEAILQLCQAKRLPCQLSWENKMRCAIGICGTCELDGWLVCREGPVQRWAPGVEAD
- a CDS encoding nucleotidyltransferase family protein → MISAIVLAAGMSRRMGRPKLLLPLGDELAIQRVVRTVTGSTVDETIVVVGHRRAEMEDALKQFPARVVYNPDYAQGEMLSSIQTGLRAASAQATAALIVLGDQPGISTAVIDRIVTALRAHGDQICLPTYGGRRGHPIGLPRRFWSEVLALGWDASLRDVIRRHREDIMEVAVPDEAVLIDMDTPEDYERALGRLE
- a CDS encoding XdhC family protein; its protein translation is METLYRKLAEFLERGETVAVATIIEVKGSVPREVGAKMIIHPLGQHVGTVGGGCGEADVIRTALDVIRTGQPTTVTVDLTEDISLQSTGVCGGIMQVYVERWRSDEPPAARQIIDAILHSIEERESVALVTVTQAPPELAAVHGRHAVVWLDRPPLGDLGLGDREAQALSDAREALSQRQHRILRYPSPDGALELFVEVQHRPPRLIIVGAGHIAQPLAQLGSMCDFRVTVLDDRPQFARPDRFPTADEVMAAPLQETMRRWAQEGRLDPDTYIVLVTRGHQHDVDCLLEVLDAPVAYLGMIGSRRRVRAVFQLLSEEKGIPEEKFDRVYAPIGLDISAHTPAEIAVSIMAEIIKVRRGGGTGASLSERRRSSQQ